The Phyllostomus discolor isolate MPI-MPIP mPhyDis1 chromosome 4, mPhyDis1.pri.v3, whole genome shotgun sequence genome window below encodes:
- the HECA gene encoding headcase protein homolog isoform X2 — translation MFFCFPSSKLHFGFDVTEGKEDRLLAQPFRTLSSWKEAPCATPLICSFGRPVDLEKDDYQKVLCNNEHCPYSTWMHLQCFYEWESSILVQFNCIGRARSWNEKQCRQNMWTKKGYDLAFRFCSCRCGQGHLKKDTDWYQVKRMQDEKKKKSGSEKNTGRPPGEAVEEAKKCRPPNKPQKGLNHDLPRRHSMDRQNSQEKAVGTGAYGGRSPCGSPGQSPPTGYSILSPAHFSGPRSSRYLGEFLKNAIHLEPHKKAMAGGHVFRNAHFDYSSAGLSIHRGSHFDTPVQFLRRLDLSELLTHIPRHKLNTFHVRMEDDAQMGQGEDLRKFILAALSASHRNVVNCALCHRALPVFEQFPLVDGTLFLSPSRHDEIEYDVPCHLQGRLMHLYAVCVDCLEGVHKIICIKCKSRWDGSWHQLGTMYTYDILAASPCCQARLNCKHCGKPVIDVRIGMQYFSEYSNVQQCPHCGNLDYHFVKPFSSFKVLEAY, via the exons AAGCCCCTTGTGCCACGCCCCTGATCTGCAGCTTCGGGAGGCCGGTGGACCTGGAGAAGGACGACTACCAGAAGGTGCTGTGCAACAACGAGCACTGCCCCTACAGCACCTGGATGCACCTGCAGTGCTTCTACGAGTGGGAGAGCAGCATCCTGGTCCAGTTCAACTGCATCGGCCGGGCTCGCAGCTGGAACGAGAAGCAGTGCCGCCAGAACATGTGGACCAAGAAAGGCTACGACCTGGCCTTCCGCTTCTGCTCCTGCCGTTGTGGACAGGGCCACTTAAAGAAGGACACAGACTGGTACCAGGTGAAGCGGATGCAggatgagaagaagaagaagtcaGGGTCAGAGAAGAACACAGGGAGACCCCCTGGCGAGGCGGTGGAGGAAGCAAAGAAGTGCAGGCCCCCCAACAAGCCCCAGAAAGGCCTGAACCATGACCTCCCCCGCCGGCATTCCATGGACCGCCAGAACTCCCAGGAGAAGGCCGTTGGCACTGGGGCCTACGGGGGCCGCTCCCCTTGTGGTTCCCCTGGCCAGTCCCCGCCAACTGGCTACTCcatcctctcccctgcccacttCAGCGGCCCCCGCTCCTCCAGATACCTTGGGGAATTCTTAAAGAACGCCATCCATCTTGAGCCCCACAAAAAGGCCATGGCTGGGGGCCACGTGTTCCGAAACGCCCACTTTGATTACAGTTCGGCTGGTTTATCCATTCACCGGGGCAGCCACTTTGACACGCCCGTACAGTTCCTGCGGCGGCTGGACCTCTCGGAGCTCCTCACTCACATCCCCAGGCATAAGTTGAACACTTTCCACGTGCGGATGGAAGACGATGCCCAGATGGGCCAGGGCGAGGATCTGCGCAAGTTCATTCTTGCGGCCCTCAGTGCCAGCCACAGAAATGTTGTAAACTGTGCCCTGTGCCACCGGGCGCTCCCCGTGTTCGAACAGTTCCCACTGGTGGATGGGACTCTGTTCTTAAGCCCATCGAGACACGATGAGATCGAATACGATGTTCCTTGTCACCTTCAAG GGAGGCTCATGCACCTGTATGCTGTGTGCGTGGACTGCCTGGAAGGGGTTCACAAGATCATCTGCATCAAGTGTAAGTCTCGATGGGACGGCAGCTGGCACCAGCTGGGCACCATGTACACCTACGACATCCTGGCCGCCTCTCCATGCTGTCAG GCGCGGCTGAACTGCAAGCACTGCGGGAAGCCCGTGATCGACGTGCGGATCGGGATGCAGTACTTCTCCGAGTACAGCAACGTCCAGCAGTGTCCACACTGTGGGAACCTGGACTACCATTTTGTGAagccattttcctcctttaaagtTCTCGAAGCTTATTGA